The Streptococcus parasanguinis genomic sequence TAATTCTCCTTTATAGTTTTAATTCGTTAAACCCATTCTTAGAATGGAAGATCGTCGTCTGAGATATCCATTGGATTGGCTCCAAATGGATTTTCTTCACGACCAAAGTTTGGCGCTGCATTGCTTGGTTCAGATCCACCAAAACTTGGGGTTGCATTTCCAGCAAAACCACCATTGCCCGATGAATAGCCACCACCTGCATGCCCTTCGCGTGCTGCACGGCTTTCCAATAGTTGGAAGCTGTCTGCTACGACTTCAGTGACATAAACACGTTGACCTTGCTGGTTTTCGTAATTACGTGTTTGAATGCGACCGGTAATCCCAATCAAAGCACCTTTCTTAGCCCAGTTGGCTAAGTTTTCTGCTTGCTGACGCCAGATCACACAGTTGATGAAATCGGCTTCGCGCTCTCCATTTTGACTCTTGAAGTTGCGATTGACAGCTAGGCTGAAAGTAGCAACTGCTTGATTGCTTGGAGTGTAGCGAAGTTCAGCATCACGGGTCATACGACCGACAAGTACAACATTGTTAATCATAAGTCACCTCTGATGATTTCTTACGCGTCAACTTTTACGATCATGTGACGAAGAATGTCACCGTTGATTTTTGAAAGACGGTCGAACTCGTTAAGAGCTACAGCGTCGTTCGCTTCAACGTTTACGATGTGGTAAAGTCCTTCACGGAAATCTTGGATTTCGTATGCAAGACGACGTTTTTCCCAATCTTTTGATTCAACAACAGTTGCACCGTTGTCAGTCAAGATAGAATCGAAACGTGCTACCAAAGCGTTTTTAGCTTCTTCTTCAATGTTTGGACGAATAATATAAAGAATTTCGTATTTAGCCATTGATAATGTTCCTCCTTTTGGACTAATGACCCCCTGTCTTTGCAAGGGGTAAGTGAGGTTTACTCACAAGAAACTATTATACCAGACTTTTCGAACAAAGGCAAGAATTATCTTTAGGATTTAAAAAATGATTTCTGGACGTCCCCTTCGAGAAAAAAG encodes the following:
- the rpsF gene encoding 30S ribosomal protein S6, which translates into the protein MAKYEILYIIRPNIEEEAKNALVARFDSILTDNGATVVESKDWEKRRLAYEIQDFREGLYHIVNVEANDAVALNEFDRLSKINGDILRHMIVKVDA
- a CDS encoding single-stranded DNA-binding protein, translated to MINNVVLVGRMTRDAELRYTPSNQAVATFSLAVNRNFKSQNGEREADFINCVIWRQQAENLANWAKKGALIGITGRIQTRNYENQQGQRVYVTEVVADSFQLLESRAAREGHAGGGYSSGNGGFAGNATPSFGGSEPSNAAPNFGREENPFGANPMDISDDDLPF